One region of Chryseobacterium muglaense genomic DNA includes:
- a CDS encoding C40 family peptidase produces the protein MNTELAFSEIKLYKGLVVLAIASTVIVSCGSSKNVSSSKKTPSKTVTKSENLRKLDSSFDGKISGSVKSLLKDAETYLGTPYKFGGNTSSGFDCSGFTVKVFQENNFNLPRRSTDQADAGKLIDIKIVKPGDLLFFATSGGSRVSHVGIVHTIENDGEIKFIHASTTKGVIISSLNEKYWNKAYLHAQRVL, from the coding sequence ATGAATACGGAATTGGCTTTTTCGGAAATTAAATTATATAAAGGATTGGTTGTTTTAGCAATAGCTTCTACAGTTATTGTTTCTTGCGGAAGCTCTAAAAACGTTTCTTCATCAAAGAAAACTCCGTCAAAAACTGTTACAAAGTCAGAAAATCTAAGAAAATTAGATTCTTCTTTCGATGGGAAGATTTCCGGTTCTGTAAAAAGCCTTTTGAAAGATGCAGAAACTTATTTGGGAACTCCATATAAATTTGGAGGAAATACTTCTTCAGGTTTCGACTGCTCAGGATTTACAGTAAAAGTTTTCCAAGAGAACAATTTCAACTTGCCAAGAAGGTCAACTGACCAGGCAGATGCAGGAAAGTTAATTGATATTAAAATAGTAAAACCAGGAGATCTGTTGTTTTTTGCTACTTCGGGAGGAAGCCGCGTTTCTCATGTTGGGATTGTTCACACCATTGAAAATGATGGCGAAATAAAATTTATTCATGCATCAACAACGAAAGGAGTAATTATCTCTTCCTTAAATGAAAAATACTGGAACAAAGCCTATCTTCACGCACAAAGAGTTTTATAA
- a CDS encoding methyltransferase family protein, with product MTEFIRVFIPLFFIVFFMTAFFGTSFIVSKRIGKNPNVLPKDDSAYGLIGKYFKYTLFLIFIYTILLFIFPDDISNSFKINLPEEIIFKYIGITLLILSWIWILIAQFQMKNSWRIGIDEDLKTELITNGLFNYSRNPIFLGILISLIGLFFTLPTLISLSLLIITYILIQTQIRLEEEFLLKQHDKFYLNYKAKVRRFL from the coding sequence ATGACAGAGTTTATCCGAGTTTTCATTCCTCTATTTTTTATCGTTTTCTTTATGACCGCATTTTTTGGAACAAGTTTTATTGTTTCAAAAAGAATAGGTAAAAATCCAAATGTACTTCCAAAAGATGATTCAGCTTACGGATTAATTGGCAAATATTTTAAATATACCTTATTCCTAATTTTTATTTATACCATTTTGCTATTTATTTTCCCTGACGATATTTCTAATAGTTTTAAAATTAATTTACCCGAAGAAATCATTTTTAAATATATAGGAATTACCTTGTTAATTTTAAGTTGGATATGGATTCTTATCGCTCAGTTTCAAATGAAAAACTCATGGCGAATAGGAATTGATGAAGATTTGAAAACTGAATTGATTACAAACGGACTTTTCAATTATTCAAGAAACCCAATTTTCCTGGGTATTTTAATAAGTTTAATAGGTTTGTTTTTCACATTACCAACTTTAATTTCATTAAGCCTTTTAATAATTACCTATATTCTGATTCAAACCCAAATTAGATTAGAAGAAGAGTTTCTTTTAAAACAACACGATAAATTTTATCTTAACTACAAAGCCAAAGTAAGAAGATTTTTATAG
- a CDS encoding 2,3,4,5-tetrahydropyridine-2,6-dicarboxylate N-succinyltransferase, whose amino-acid sequence MSLQQTIENIWDNRELLQNEDSQKTIREVISLIDKGELRTAEPTENGWQVNEWVKKAVVMYFPIQKMETIEVGPFEFHDKMPLKRNYAEKGVRVVPHAIAREGAYIAPGVILMPSYVNIGAYVDSGTMVDTWATVGSCAQIGKNVHLSGGVGIGGVLEPLQAAPVIIEDDCFIGSRCIVVEGVHVEKEAVLGANVVLTASTKIIDVTGETPIEIKGRVPARSVVIPGSYTKQYPAGEYQVPCALIIGQRKESTDKKTSLNDALRENNVAV is encoded by the coding sequence ATGTCGTTACAACAAACTATTGAAAATATCTGGGACAACAGAGAACTATTGCAGAATGAAGACAGCCAAAAGACAATCAGAGAGGTTATTTCTTTGATTGACAAAGGTGAACTTCGTACCGCAGAGCCTACAGAAAACGGATGGCAGGTAAATGAATGGGTAAAAAAAGCTGTAGTAATGTACTTCCCGATCCAGAAGATGGAAACGATTGAAGTAGGTCCTTTTGAATTTCATGATAAAATGCCTTTGAAAAGAAACTATGCAGAAAAAGGTGTAAGAGTTGTACCGCATGCCATTGCAAGAGAAGGAGCTTATATTGCTCCAGGTGTTATTTTGATGCCTTCTTATGTAAATATTGGTGCTTACGTAGATTCAGGAACGATGGTTGACACTTGGGCAACGGTTGGAAGTTGTGCACAGATTGGTAAAAACGTTCACTTGAGTGGTGGTGTTGGTATTGGTGGTGTTTTAGAACCGCTTCAGGCTGCTCCGGTAATTATTGAAGATGACTGTTTTATCGGTTCAAGATGTATCGTTGTAGAAGGTGTTCATGTAGAAAAAGAAGCAGTTTTGGGTGCCAATGTTGTTTTGACGGCTTCAACAAAAATTATCGATGTTACAGGTGAGACTCCAATTGAAATTAAAGGAAGAGTTCCTGCCCGTTCGGTTGTAATTCCTGGAAGTTATACCAAACAATATCCTGCAGGAGAATATCAGGTTCCTTGTGCTTTGATTATCGGTCAGAGAAAAGAATCTACAGATAAAAAAACGTCACTTAATGACGCTTTAAGAGAAAATAATGTAGCTGTTTAA
- a CDS encoding glycosyltransferase family 32 protein yields the protein MAIPKQIFQTFKTDKLPWLTKFHIKRMLKKNPEYEYHFYDDNRIQTFFKDEFPPEYLKAYNRLTIGAAKADFFRYAILYKKGGVYLDVDSGINKPIKKFIREDDVALVTDEIPHTYYVQWGLAYAAGHPFLQRTLEMILYNIKNNPYPHNVHKTTGPTVYTDAIKACLSEDPSIPHRFMSPHYDNNMQFKYKLGKFFLYSDKSEHWKRKQLTQNIIKPENEDSI from the coding sequence ATGGCAATTCCCAAACAAATTTTTCAGACGTTTAAAACCGATAAGCTTCCTTGGCTTACGAAATTTCATATCAAAAGAATGCTCAAAAAAAATCCTGAGTACGAATATCATTTTTACGATGATAACAGGATTCAGACGTTCTTTAAAGATGAATTTCCGCCAGAATATCTAAAGGCTTACAACAGACTGACGATTGGAGCTGCCAAAGCAGATTTTTTCAGATATGCCATTCTTTATAAAAAAGGTGGTGTTTACCTAGACGTAGACAGCGGAATTAATAAACCCATCAAAAAGTTTATTCGTGAAGACGATGTCGCTTTGGTGACGGACGAAATTCCACACACATATTATGTACAATGGGGTCTTGCATATGCTGCAGGACACCCATTTTTACAGAGAACTTTGGAAATGATTTTATATAATATCAAAAACAATCCATATCCTCATAATGTACACAAAACAACAGGACCAACCGTTTATACAGATGCTATTAAAGCATGTTTAAGTGAAGACCCGAGCATTCCACACCGTTTTATGAGTCCACATTATGACAATAATATGCAGTTTAAATATAAGCTCGGAAAATTCTTTCTTTACAGTGATAAATCTGAACACTGGAAGAGAAAACAGCTTACCCAAAACATTATAAAACCTGAGAATGAAGATAGCATTTGA
- a CDS encoding glycosyltransferase family 4 protein, giving the protein MKIAFDAKRFFHNTSGLGNYSRDLIRILAKYYPENQYLLLHKNKSERGSDILENSDVTFVETSKGTMSRQFKMGKDAQKQNADIFHGLSGELPLKWDKNPIKKIVTIHDLIFVRYPQYYSFFDRKIHLWKFKKAAQTADKIIAISEQTKRDIIQYLKVPESKIEVIYQGCHKAFKEQKSDEFIQQTKQKFNLPERFILNVGTIEDRKNLLNIVKAIKDTEIPLVVVGKKTKYYQKIANFIQKNKMEKQLHFLEGVSMDELAVIYKLADIFVYPSFFEGFGIPVIEALFSKTVTITSNTSCLPEAGGPDSVYINPENHLDIQAKIKFLWDSESERKRRSDKGFDFVQKFNDEPISHQLMNLYQKIIS; this is encoded by the coding sequence ATGAAGATAGCATTTGATGCAAAACGTTTTTTTCATAACACTTCAGGATTAGGAAATTATTCGAGAGATTTAATCAGGATTTTAGCTAAATATTATCCTGAAAATCAATATCTTTTACTTCATAAAAACAAATCAGAAAGAGGTTCCGATATTTTAGAAAACTCTGACGTTACCTTTGTAGAAACCTCTAAAGGAACAATGTCTCGACAGTTTAAAATGGGAAAAGATGCGCAGAAACAAAATGCGGATATTTTCCATGGATTATCTGGCGAATTACCTTTAAAATGGGACAAAAACCCGATTAAAAAAATTGTCACTATTCATGATTTAATCTTTGTAAGATATCCTCAATATTATTCTTTTTTTGACAGAAAAATTCATCTTTGGAAATTCAAAAAAGCAGCACAGACAGCCGATAAAATCATTGCTATTTCCGAGCAGACCAAAAGAGATATTATTCAATATCTGAAAGTTCCGGAAAGCAAAATTGAAGTCATTTATCAAGGTTGTCACAAAGCTTTTAAAGAGCAAAAATCTGACGAATTTATTCAGCAAACAAAGCAAAAATTCAATCTTCCAGAACGGTTTATTTTAAATGTTGGGACAATTGAAGACCGTAAAAATCTTTTGAATATTGTTAAAGCAATAAAAGACACTGAAATTCCTTTAGTCGTAGTCGGAAAAAAGACAAAGTATTATCAGAAAATAGCAAATTTTATTCAAAAAAATAAAATGGAAAAACAGCTTCATTTTTTGGAAGGAGTTTCTATGGACGAACTGGCTGTGATTTATAAATTGGCAGATATTTTCGTGTATCCAAGCTTCTTTGAAGGCTTTGGAATTCCTGTGATTGAAGCTTTATTTTCAAAAACAGTTACAATTACAAGCAATACGAGTTGTCTTCCTGAAGCCGGAGGTCCGGATTCGGTTTATATCAATCCCGAAAATCATCTGGATATTCAGGCAAAAATAAAATTTTTATGGGATAGCGAATCTGAAAGAAAACGCCGTTCTGATAAGGGTTTTGACTTTGTTCAGAAGTTTAATGACGAGCCCATTTCTCATCAACTGATGAATCTCTATCAAAAAATTATTTCATAA
- a CDS encoding IS5 family transposase — MLGKIKPDLQQNLFKTRLTELINMEHPLVKLAHEISWEKMEQEFAKLFSEQGRPSVAIRKIAGMLLLKEMFKESDETVVERWVENAYWQYFTGEDFFQTQQPFDPSNFVHFRKRIGEKGLEFLLGQSVSLHPQAKTEDEVQIDTTVQEKNITFPTDSKLAKKVIDNCVKIAEKEGVIQRQSYKRVSKQLLRDAYFGHHPRRQKKAKMARKKLRTIGKRVLRELERKLPSTILKDYEDVFKIYLKALTQERNTKDKIYSLHEPQVACIAKGKSGKAYEFGTKVAVVRGRKTVVISSIKRFSGNPHDSKTLEESLAQSERVRKSVGGTRPNKASTDRGFRGIKLVEGTVILLPTKKEKTKYEQQVARLRFRARAAIEPCISHLKRNHSLGLNFLKGVAGDINNALLAGIGYNLKMRFNQIKEQITLWLEILLRTFLCKYNFQNEN, encoded by the coding sequence ATGTTAGGTAAAATAAAACCAGATTTACAGCAAAATTTATTCAAGACCAGACTTACGGAACTCATTAATATGGAGCATCCGTTGGTAAAATTGGCTCACGAAATCTCTTGGGAGAAAATGGAGCAAGAGTTTGCAAAACTGTTTTCAGAGCAAGGAAGACCCTCGGTTGCAATTCGTAAAATAGCAGGAATGCTTCTGCTTAAGGAAATGTTTAAAGAAAGCGACGAAACGGTTGTAGAAAGATGGGTGGAGAATGCGTATTGGCAATATTTTACGGGCGAAGATTTTTTTCAGACCCAGCAGCCTTTTGATCCGAGCAATTTTGTACACTTTAGAAAGAGAATTGGCGAGAAGGGGTTAGAATTCCTTTTAGGACAAAGCGTTTCTCTTCATCCGCAAGCCAAAACAGAAGATGAAGTTCAGATTGACACTACGGTTCAGGAGAAGAATATTACCTTTCCTACGGATTCAAAATTAGCAAAAAAAGTAATAGACAATTGCGTGAAAATAGCTGAAAAAGAAGGGGTAATTCAAAGGCAAAGTTATAAAAGAGTAAGCAAACAATTGTTGCGAGATGCTTATTTTGGGCACCATCCGAGAAGACAGAAGAAGGCAAAAATGGCAAGGAAGAAGCTCAGAACGATTGGCAAAAGAGTGCTTCGGGAATTGGAAAGAAAACTTCCTTCAACTATTTTGAAAGACTACGAAGACGTTTTTAAAATTTACCTCAAAGCACTCACCCAAGAACGTAATACGAAAGATAAAATTTACAGTTTGCACGAACCACAGGTTGCCTGTATTGCGAAAGGGAAATCGGGAAAGGCATACGAGTTTGGGACAAAAGTGGCGGTAGTGCGAGGTAGGAAAACAGTGGTCATCAGTTCCATAAAAAGATTTTCAGGCAATCCTCACGATAGCAAAACATTGGAAGAATCATTAGCACAAAGTGAGCGAGTCAGAAAATCCGTTGGAGGAACAAGACCTAATAAAGCGAGTACAGACCGAGGTTTTAGAGGAATAAAATTAGTAGAAGGAACGGTAATTTTGCTTCCCACAAAAAAAGAAAAAACAAAATATGAGCAACAAGTTGCAAGATTGAGATTCCGAGCAAGAGCAGCGATAGAGCCTTGTATCTCGCATTTGAAAAGAAACCACTCCTTAGGATTAAACTTCCTTAAAGGAGTAGCTGGAGATATTAATAATGCCTTATTAGCAGGCATCGGATACAATCTGAAGATGAGATTCAACCAAATCAAAGAGCAAATCACTCTTTGGCTCGAAATTCTTCTCCGAACTTTTTTATGCAAGTATAATTTTCAAAATGAAAACTAG
- the hisG gene encoding ATP phosphoribosyltransferase — protein sequence MKTSFLRNDYLRNSDIPQYLEDGVVDIAIVGENLLAEKKKNIEIIQKLGFSKCRVSIAVPKEVETDDINYFQGKKIATSYPNTLQNFLKKNNILADIHVISGSVEIAPNIGLADGICDIVSSGSTLFKNGLRETVTILKSEAVLSKTFQLNNEKQKILEKFLFRIQSVLRAKNSKYILMNVPNEKISEVSNVLPVLKSPTVIPLAEKGWSSIHSVIDEERFWEVIDELKEKGAQDILIIPIDKMVI from the coding sequence ATGAAAACTAGCTTTTTAAGGAATGACTATTTACGAAATTCTGACATTCCTCAATATTTGGAAGACGGAGTGGTTGATATTGCCATCGTCGGCGAAAATCTTCTAGCAGAAAAGAAAAAAAATATTGAAATTATTCAAAAGTTAGGATTTTCAAAATGCAGAGTTTCAATAGCAGTTCCTAAAGAAGTTGAAACAGATGACATCAATTATTTTCAGGGCAAAAAAATTGCTACTTCTTACCCAAATACGCTTCAAAATTTTCTCAAGAAAAATAATATTTTAGCAGACATACACGTTATTTCCGGTTCTGTAGAAATCGCTCCAAATATTGGCCTTGCTGATGGGATCTGTGATATTGTAAGCTCTGGAAGTACTCTTTTTAAAAATGGTCTGAGAGAAACAGTTACCATTTTAAAGTCTGAAGCTGTTCTCTCAAAAACATTTCAATTAAATAACGAAAAACAAAAAATCTTAGAAAAATTTCTGTTTAGAATTCAGTCTGTTTTAAGAGCAAAAAATTCTAAATATATTTTGATGAATGTTCCTAATGAAAAAATTTCGGAAGTCTCTAATGTTCTTCCTGTCTTAAAAAGTCCAACCGTAATTCCTTTAGCCGAAAAGGGCTGGAGCAGTATTCATTCAGTCATTGATGAAGAACGTTTTTGGGAAGTCATTGATGAACTGAAGGAAAAGGGAGCACAAGATATTTTAATTATTCCAATCGATAAAATGGTTATTTAA
- the hisD gene encoding histidinol dehydrogenase, translating to MKINKYPQKEIWSELVKRPVLKREQLTELIADIFDEVEKNGDQALIAFNKKFDQATVENIQVSEEEIESSENLISEELKLAIQKAKENITKFHASQIPEIKKIETIQGVICWRENRTIEKVGIYIPGGTAPLFSTVLMLAIPAQLAGCKEIILCTPPDKNGNINPAILYTAKFCGVTKVFKTGGAQAIAAMALGTESIPNVYKIFGPGNQYVVAAKEFAQNYNVAIDMPAGPSEVLVIADEQAIPEYCAADLLSQAEHGSDSQVIFLSTDEKIFNETIEETEKQLKELPRNEFAKEALKTSHFILFNSLDNALEFSNLYAPEHLILALDDYEKYIPKIQNAGSVFLGNYSCESAGDYASGTNHTLPTNGFAKNYSGVSLDSFVKKITFQNLSKEGLQNLGKTIEIMAEAEGLLAHKNAVSIRLK from the coding sequence ATGAAAATTAATAAATATCCTCAAAAAGAAATCTGGTCAGAATTGGTAAAAAGACCAGTTCTAAAGAGAGAACAATTGACAGAATTAATAGCCGATATCTTTGATGAAGTTGAAAAAAATGGTGATCAGGCTTTAATAGCTTTCAATAAAAAATTTGATCAGGCTACAGTTGAAAATATTCAAGTTTCAGAAGAAGAAATAGAAAGTTCAGAAAATTTAATAAGCGAAGAATTGAAACTCGCCATTCAAAAGGCAAAAGAAAACATTACGAAATTCCATGCTTCACAAATTCCTGAAATTAAAAAAATTGAAACGATACAAGGAGTTATTTGCTGGAGAGAAAACAGAACAATTGAAAAAGTTGGAATTTACATTCCCGGAGGAACGGCTCCTTTATTTTCCACGGTTTTAATGTTGGCAATTCCAGCTCAATTGGCAGGTTGCAAAGAAATTATTTTGTGTACTCCGCCTGATAAAAATGGGAATATTAATCCAGCTATTTTATATACTGCAAAATTTTGCGGTGTAACAAAAGTCTTTAAAACGGGTGGAGCTCAAGCTATTGCAGCCATGGCTTTAGGTACAGAAAGTATTCCGAATGTTTACAAAATTTTCGGTCCAGGAAATCAGTATGTTGTTGCGGCAAAAGAATTTGCTCAAAATTATAATGTCGCAATTGATATGCCTGCAGGACCAAGTGAAGTTTTGGTCATTGCTGATGAACAGGCAATTCCAGAATATTGTGCTGCAGATTTACTTTCTCAGGCGGAACACGGAAGTGACAGTCAGGTAATTTTTCTTTCAACTGATGAGAAAATTTTTAACGAAACCATTGAAGAAACAGAAAAACAGCTTAAAGAACTTCCAAGAAATGAATTTGCAAAAGAAGCTCTGAAAACCAGTCATTTCATTTTATTTAATTCTTTAGATAACGCCCTTGAATTCAGCAATCTGTATGCTCCGGAACATTTGATTTTAGCTTTGGATGATTATGAAAAGTATATTCCAAAAATTCAAAATGCAGGTTCGGTTTTTCTTGGAAATTATTCCTGTGAAAGTGCGGGAGATTATGCCAGCGGAACCAATCACACGCTTCCAACCAACGGATTTGCAAAAAATTACAGCGGAGTTTCTTTAGATAGTTTTGTAAAAAAAATTACGTTTCAGAATTTATCAAAGGAAGGTTTACAAAATTTAGGCAAAACAATAGAAATCATGGCTGAAGCTGAAGGTCTTTTAGCTCATAAAAACGCCGTATCAATAAGATTAAAATAA
- the hisC gene encoding histidinol-phosphate transaminase, producing MKEFNINSLVRKNILELQPYISFRDNNEFENPVLLDANESPFGKFNRYPDSTQKKLKQKLSEIKNVAADQLAVGNGSDELIDLIIKVFCEPKKDSVLMMNPSFAMYGFYASINENKVIKLDLNSDFEIIKNDFLKISKDFKSKVFFLCSPNNPTGNSVKDIEFYIKNFNGIVVVDEAYIEFSGEKSCIELLEKYPNLIVLQTFSKACGMAGARVGIAYSSKEIIKLINTVKAPYNVNSLSSNKVIEFINKQENLKQNIESILSEISWLENEFQSVNCIKKVYPTDANFFLIEFEDVEKVYEKLLEKQILTSKRSPQIQNCIRINVGTREENIQLIQALKQCETL from the coding sequence ATGAAAGAATTTAACATCAATAGTTTGGTAAGAAAAAATATCTTAGAATTACAACCTTACATCAGTTTTAGGGACAATAATGAATTTGAAAACCCTGTTTTATTGGATGCCAATGAAAGTCCGTTTGGTAAATTCAATCGTTATCCGGATTCTACTCAGAAAAAATTAAAGCAAAAACTCTCAGAAATAAAAAATGTTGCCGCTGATCAACTTGCAGTCGGAAATGGAAGCGATGAGCTCATTGATTTGATTATAAAAGTTTTTTGTGAACCTAAAAAAGATTCAGTTTTAATGATGAATCCATCGTTTGCAATGTATGGTTTTTACGCATCTATTAATGAAAATAAAGTGATAAAACTTGATTTAAATTCAGATTTTGAAATTATAAAAAATGACTTTCTGAAAATTTCAAAAGATTTTAAATCTAAAGTTTTTTTCCTGTGTTCACCGAACAATCCTACCGGAAATTCTGTAAAAGACATTGAGTTTTACATTAAAAATTTCAATGGAATTGTAGTTGTGGATGAAGCTTATATTGAGTTTTCAGGTGAGAAATCTTGTATTGAGTTATTAGAAAAATATCCAAATCTTATTGTTCTTCAGACTTTTTCAAAAGCTTGCGGAATGGCTGGAGCGAGAGTAGGAATAGCATATTCTTCCAAAGAAATTATTAAATTAATTAATACAGTAAAAGCGCCATACAATGTAAATTCTTTAAGCTCAAATAAGGTAATTGAGTTCATCAATAAACAAGAAAATCTAAAGCAAAATATTGAAAGTATTTTAAGTGAAATTTCATGGTTAGAAAATGAATTTCAATCAGTTAATTGTATTAAAAAAGTATATCCAACTGATGCTAATTTCTTCTTGATCGAGTTTGAAGATGTAGAAAAGGTTTATGAAAAACTTTTAGAAAAACAAATTTTAACAAGCAAACGAAGTCCTCAAATTCAAAATTGTATCAGAATTAACGTAGGAACCAGAGAGGAAAATATTCAATTAATTCAGGCTTTAAAACAATGCGAAACCTTATAG
- the hisB gene encoding bifunctional histidinol-phosphatase/imidazoleglycerol-phosphate dehydratase HisB: protein MKKVLFIDRDGTLIIEPPTDFQVDSLEKLEFYPGVFQNLSKTAKKLDYELVIITNQDGLGTESFPYEEFIKPHEKMMKAFENEGIIFNDILIDKSFESENLPNRKPGIGMLGKYIYGDYDLKNSFVIGDRITDIQLAKNLGSKSIFINKIQNKDADLTTENWSDIYQYLKQIPRTAKVLRKTNETDIEVEINLDGSGKSEISTGLHFFDHMLEQISKHGNLDLKIKAKGDLQVDEHHAIEDTGIVLGEAVLKALGKKKGIERYGFLLPMDDCLAQVALDFGGRSWLVWEADFKREKVGDVPTEMFYHFFKSFTDSAKCNINIKAEGENEHHKIESIFKAFAKTIKMAVKQTDQNYNLPSTKGRL, encoded by the coding sequence ATGAAAAAAGTACTATTTATAGACCGTGACGGAACTTTAATTATCGAACCTCCAACAGATTTTCAGGTTGATTCTTTGGAAAAACTGGAATTCTATCCCGGAGTTTTTCAAAATCTTTCAAAAACAGCCAAAAAACTTGATTATGAATTAGTTATAATCACCAATCAGGATGGATTGGGAACAGAAAGTTTTCCCTATGAAGAATTTATAAAACCTCATGAAAAGATGATGAAAGCTTTTGAAAATGAAGGAATTATTTTCAATGATATTTTGATTGATAAAAGTTTTGAAAGTGAAAATTTACCAAATCGAAAACCTGGAATTGGAATGTTGGGAAAATACATTTATGGTGATTACGATCTTAAAAATTCTTTCGTGATTGGAGACCGAATTACGGATATTCAGTTAGCAAAAAATTTAGGTTCAAAATCAATCTTCATTAATAAAATTCAAAATAAAGATGCGGATTTAACGACTGAAAATTGGAGTGATATTTACCAATATTTAAAACAAATTCCGAGAACAGCAAAAGTTTTAAGAAAAACCAATGAAACTGATATTGAAGTAGAAATCAATCTTGATGGAAGCGGAAAATCTGAGATATCTACAGGTTTACATTTTTTTGATCACATGCTCGAACAAATTTCAAAACACGGAAATTTAGATTTAAAGATTAAAGCAAAAGGTGATTTGCAGGTTGATGAACACCACGCCATTGAAGACACAGGAATTGTTTTGGGAGAAGCTGTTTTAAAAGCTTTAGGAAAGAAAAAAGGAATTGAAAGATATGGTTTTCTGCTTCCGATGGACGATTGTTTAGCTCAGGTTGCTCTTGATTTTGGAGGTCGTTCCTGGTTGGTATGGGAAGCTGATTTTAAGCGTGAAAAAGTAGGAGATGTCCCGACAGAAATGTTTTACCATTTTTTTAAATCCTTCACCGATTCGGCGAAATGTAATATCAATATTAAAGCTGAAGGTGAAAACGAACACCACAAAATTGAATCTATTTTTAAAGCCTTTGCAAAAACTATAAAAATGGCTGTAAAACAAACGGATCAAAATTACAATTTACCATCAACAAAAGGACGTTTATAA
- the hisH gene encoding imidazole glycerol phosphate synthase subunit HisH: MIAIIKYNGGNVSSVQNALNRLGAESIITDDFELIKNADKVIFPGVGEASSTMKILKEKRLDQIIPTLKQPVLGICLGMQLMCKNNEEGNTVGMGIFDLNVKKFPAKDIVPHMGWNTISNFKSTIYSGVKEESDIYFVHSFYCELSENTTAVCDYILPFSASLQKDNFYAMQFHPEKSGKIGSQLLQNFLKL; the protein is encoded by the coding sequence ATGATTGCAATTATAAAATACAACGGCGGAAATGTAAGTTCTGTACAAAATGCATTGAATAGACTTGGAGCTGAATCGATTATTACAGATGATTTTGAGTTAATAAAAAATGCCGATAAAGTAATTTTTCCTGGAGTTGGAGAAGCTTCTTCAACGATGAAAATTTTAAAGGAAAAAAGATTAGATCAGATAATTCCTACTTTGAAACAACCTGTTTTGGGAATTTGCCTTGGAATGCAGTTAATGTGTAAAAATAACGAAGAAGGGAACACTGTGGGAATGGGGATTTTTGATTTAAATGTAAAGAAATTTCCTGCAAAAGATATTGTTCCACATATGGGTTGGAATACGATTTCAAATTTTAAATCGACCATTTATTCCGGAGTTAAAGAAGAAAGTGATATCTATTTTGTGCACAGTTTTTATTGTGAATTGTCTGAAAATACAACAGCTGTCTGTGATTATATTTTACCTTTCAGTGCGTCTTTACAGAAAGATAATTTTTATGCAATGCAATTTCACCCTGAAAAATCAGGAAAAATTGGAAGCCAATTATTACAAAACTTTTTAAAACTTTAG